A stretch of Lathyrus oleraceus cultivar Zhongwan6 chromosome 6, CAAS_Psat_ZW6_1.0, whole genome shotgun sequence DNA encodes these proteins:
- the LOC127095935 gene encoding uncharacterized protein At2g24330, whose amino-acid sequence MAEEKAVTSGGGGGGGGEKKEKTTDTVDSTHENGKTKRKGLISRIWNFIFRSNRDNLEKRLQSISKEESSVMSRMNKRSRSWRRASRHIIIFSVLFEVIAVAYAIMTTRTVDMNWKMRAIRVLPMFLLPAFSSAAYSTFVSFIRMCDRRDQKTLDRLRAERKEKIDDLKEKTNYYITQQLIQKYDTDPAAKAAAATVLASKLGAESGLKLHMADESISGAPTGKTNNVELVQSGGLRNRKQGQAQSTTLGTTAPNHPDQQLVASRGTDQTQTHTQKQVVVVEHHQPQSSTKYDGGWIAQIAALLVGEDPKQSYALICGNCYMHNGLARREDFPFITYYCPHCHALNKPKHSAEPISALNSTNTRSPKTDGEADKNDSICASDRSVTNNEPVNATREIVEHTSEEVELGGNEER is encoded by the exons ATGGCAGAAGAGAAAGCGGTTACTAGCGGCGGCGGCGGTGGCGGTGGCGGTGAGAAGAAAGAGAAGACGACTGACACTGTTGATTCTACTCATGAAAACGGAAAGACGAAGCGTAAAGGTTTAATTTCTCGAATTTGGAATTTTATATTTAGGTCTAATAGAGATAATTTGGAAAAAAGGCTTCAGAGTATTTCTAAGGAAGAATCTTCGGTTATGAGTAGAATGAACAAGAGATCCCGTTCTTGGAGGCGAGCTTCTCGCCATATTATTATTTTCTCTGTTTTATTTGAG GTCATTGCCGTAGCTTATGCGATTATGACAACAAGAACTGTGGATATGAATTGGAAAATGAGGGCAATTCGAGTTTTGCCGATGTTTCTTTTGCCTGCATTTTCATCTGCTGCATATTCAACATTTGTAAGCTTCATAAGGATGT GTGATCGCAGGGACCAAAAAACTCTTGATAGGCTGAGAGCTGAAAGGAAGGAAAAAATTGACGACCTCAAAGAGAAGACAAACTATTACATTACTCAACAACTCATTCAG AAATATGACACAGACCCAGCAGCAAAGGCGGCTGCTGCAACTGTTTTGGCATCCAAGTTGGGTGCAGAATCAGGTTTGAAACTGCACATGGCAGATGAATCCATATCTGGTGCTCCGACAGGAAAGACCAACAATGTTGAACTTGTGCAGTCTGGTGGACTTAGGAATCGCAAACAAGGGCAAGCTCAATCCACTACTCTAGGGACAACAGCTCCAAATCATCCCGATCAACAATTAGTTGCTTCCAGGGGAACTGATCAAACTCAGACTCACACGCAGAAACAGGTTGTAGTTGTTGAGCATCACCAACCTCAAAGCTCAACAAAGTATGATGGAGGATGGATTGCTCAAATTGCAGCATTGCTTGTGGGTGAGGATCCAAAGCAGTCTTATGCACTCATATGTGGTAACTGCTATATGCATAATG GTCTTGCTCGGAGAGAGGATTTCCCATTTATCACTTACTACTGCCCACACTGCCACGCCCTGAACAAACCAAAGCATTCAGCTGAGCCCATATCTGCTCTTAATTCGACAAACACCAGGTCCCCTAAAACAGATGGAGAGGCAGATAAAAATGATAGTATTTGTGCTTCTGACAGATCGGTCACTAACAATGAACCAGTAAATGCTACCCGTGAGATCGTCGAGCACACATCTGAAGAGGTTGAGTTAGGAGGGAATGAAGAAAGATAG